In a single window of the Pseudodesulfovibrio profundus genome:
- a CDS encoding glycosyltransferase family 2 protein codes for MQTRPVVSILVSDLEAHPSMPRLLQSIARQSTGLSKVEILIAGCDAPGTPSLDIWSAITGSTNISFIPIGEEASPAQARNHAASNANGDFLLFLRPDYRLDPKYMTTALSVFDDYPEADVMYPDYIRLAPANDRSITPGMVQLPEFDQSLLQTNNILGPAVIMRREAFERTEGFRDNTLYRDWDMWVQAANTGSSFLHVDYPLASCEHAKISFRDRAEDGRNKAMIVINNQSYFHMHTVRWALGYLRGDAWALAHNFMTLPSAMEVTRMMHEYHMKAMGTDRLAEKAIRQFDISPSSVEAAR; via the coding sequence ATGCAGACAAGACCAGTTGTCTCCATACTCGTTTCCGACTTGGAAGCACACCCCAGCATGCCACGGCTGTTGCAATCCATTGCTCGCCAGTCCACCGGACTCAGCAAGGTAGAGATATTGATTGCAGGCTGTGACGCCCCTGGCACTCCTTCACTTGACATATGGTCAGCAATAACTGGCTCCACCAACATTTCCTTCATTCCCATTGGGGAGGAAGCATCCCCTGCCCAAGCTCGCAATCATGCAGCTTCTAATGCCAACGGAGATTTTCTCCTCTTTCTCAGACCAGATTATCGACTGGACCCAAAGTACATGACAACGGCACTGTCCGTTTTTGATGATTACCCGGAAGCAGATGTGATGTACCCGGACTATATCCGGCTTGCTCCCGCCAACGACAGGTCCATCACACCGGGTATGGTCCAACTTCCGGAATTTGACCAGTCGCTTCTGCAGACAAACAACATTCTCGGGCCAGCCGTGATCATGCGACGGGAAGCATTCGAGCGGACAGAGGGATTTCGAGATAATACGCTGTATCGAGACTGGGACATGTGGGTACAGGCGGCCAACACAGGAAGCTCTTTCCTCCACGTGGATTACCCGCTCGCTTCGTGCGAACATGCCAAGATTTCTTTCAGAGACAGAGCGGAAGACGGCAGAAACAAGGCAATGATAGTAATCAACAACCAGTCTTACTTCCACATGCATACAGTTCGTTGGGCATTGGGCTATTTACGCGGAGATGCATGGGCGCTCGCACACAACTTCATGACGCTCCCTTCGGCAATGGAAGTCACCCGAATGATGCACGAGTATCACATGAAGGCAATGGGAACGGACAGGCTGGCAGAAAAGGCAATCCGACAATTCGACATATCACCGTCATCGGTTGAAGCCGCGCGATAA
- a CDS encoding aminotransferase class IV: protein MAKVADKNEYLEAMLSVERPGAHEVHAFYEHRVGMICTDPTVMLMPWDDHLVHRGDGVFEAMKFVDGKLYQLDPHIDRMKRSSASIFLDPPCSWETIRELALEVCRAGGKDSGMLRIFLGRGPGGFGVYPSECPETSLYIVATDLHKPKESVYEKGVTAFKTSIPAKQSYLATIKSIDYLPNVLMKREAQAKGFDYPFCFDDHDFLAEGATENVCIVNAEGKLVIPEFTNALAGTTLMRALDLLKKEMSIVFRGIRENEILEAKEVIIVGTTGDAIPVVRFNGKPIHDVRPGPVAKRIRALLIEDLHAFGTPI, encoded by the coding sequence ATGGCGAAAGTGGCAGACAAGAACGAGTATTTGGAGGCTATGCTCTCTGTCGAAAGACCGGGAGCGCATGAGGTTCATGCCTTCTATGAGCATCGCGTCGGTATGATCTGTACAGATCCCACCGTGATGCTCATGCCGTGGGACGACCATCTCGTCCATCGCGGAGATGGTGTGTTTGAAGCGATGAAATTTGTGGATGGTAAGTTATACCAGCTTGATCCGCACATTGATCGCATGAAGCGCTCCTCTGCTTCCATATTCCTTGATCCTCCGTGCTCCTGGGAAACCATCAGAGAATTGGCTCTGGAGGTCTGCCGTGCCGGTGGAAAGGATAGTGGCATGCTCCGTATCTTCTTGGGCCGAGGCCCGGGTGGATTCGGTGTGTACCCTTCAGAGTGTCCTGAAACAAGCCTTTATATTGTCGCCACTGATCTCCATAAGCCGAAAGAGTCGGTGTATGAAAAGGGCGTTACTGCTTTCAAAACGTCGATACCGGCCAAGCAGTCGTATCTGGCAACCATTAAATCCATCGACTATCTGCCTAATGTGCTCATGAAGCGCGAGGCGCAGGCAAAGGGATTCGATTATCCCTTCTGTTTTGATGATCATGATTTTCTGGCTGAAGGGGCGACTGAAAACGTCTGCATTGTTAACGCCGAAGGAAAGCTCGTCATTCCTGAGTTCACGAATGCATTGGCCGGTACAACGCTGATGAGGGCCCTTGATCTGCTGAAGAAGGAAATGTCCATTGTGTTTCGCGGCATCAGGGAAAATGAAATCCTTGAAGCCAAAGAAGTCATAATCGTTGGGACTACCGGCGATGCCATTCCTGTCGTGCGATTCAATGGCAAGCCCATTCATGATGTCAGGCCCGGCCCTGTGGCCAAGCGCATCAGAGCGTTGCTCATTGAAGACTTACACGCTTTCGGAACACCTATTTAA
- the rfbD gene encoding dTDP-4-dehydrorhamnose reductase, protein MNLRGKTVLIFGGKTGLLGQSLTAALKAAKAKPKPLSSRDCDILDVSAVSSVLDKYDADIVINAAAYTQVDLAEEEQELAFALNATAPALMAAEAAKRGIPFVHFSTDFVFRGDKTEPYSVYDEPSAYSVYGISKAEGEKNLLSLGYDNTLIIRTSWLFGPGKINFVAKILSLCEQRDTLTVVSDQIGSPSYTPDVSIHTLQLMEADATGIYHIANSGITSWFGLASASVSLAAKGCSVNPVSSSAYPTAATRPKYSALDLSRFIKTTGVTPRHWEEALKEYISDTILDAS, encoded by the coding sequence ATGAACTTGCGCGGCAAAACTGTTCTGATTTTCGGCGGCAAGACCGGACTACTCGGACAATCCTTAACGGCAGCACTGAAAGCAGCAAAGGCCAAGCCCAAACCGCTTTCCAGCCGTGACTGCGATATCCTGGATGTTTCCGCTGTCTCGTCTGTGTTGGATAAGTATGATGCAGACATAGTGATCAATGCGGCAGCATATACTCAGGTCGACCTGGCGGAAGAAGAACAGGAGCTTGCATTTGCCCTCAATGCGACAGCACCAGCGCTCATGGCTGCCGAAGCTGCAAAACGCGGTATTCCATTTGTACACTTCAGTACAGATTTCGTTTTCCGAGGTGATAAGACCGAGCCTTACTCCGTATATGACGAGCCGAGCGCCTATTCTGTTTACGGCATAAGCAAGGCCGAGGGAGAGAAGAATCTTTTATCGCTTGGCTACGACAACACGTTGATTATTCGTACATCATGGCTATTTGGCCCAGGGAAGATCAATTTTGTCGCCAAGATACTCAGCCTTTGTGAGCAACGAGATACCCTGACTGTCGTTAGCGATCAGATTGGCTCCCCTTCCTATACTCCTGACGTATCCATTCACACGCTTCAGCTCATGGAGGCGGACGCGACTGGAATTTACCATATCGCCAATTCAGGCATTACATCGTGGTTTGGACTCGCATCTGCCTCTGTCTCTTTGGCAGCCAAGGGGTGCTCGGTGAATCCAGTCTCCAGCAGTGCCTACCCTACGGCAGCCACACGCCCCAAATACTCTGCACTTGACCTTTCGCGTTTCATCAAAACGACAGGAGTCACTCCCCGTCACTGGGAAGAAGCTCTGAAAGAGTATATCTCCGACACGATCCTTGACGCTTCCTAG
- a CDS encoding ABC-F family ATP-binding cassette domain-containing protein — protein sequence MSRITVQNLGKSYGGEAVFADVSFEVAPGMRLALTGPNGCGKSTLLKVLAGEIESDQGQVTVSKMARVGYVQQEMTDEVLQQGLLNWVLSALPSWNEFWEEWEEAIAAGDDYRIEQLAHKQAEFEELYGYNPDHKARAILTGLGFSDDELLKKIEELSGGWRERAKLARVLLQGADVLLLDEPTNHLDLEAVEWLEEYLLNFRGALAFVVHDRIFLNRVATHVVFLGGGKPVMRKGNFDDFLAWDAENAEQRAKEAAKLSARIENEYKYINKFRVKARKAAQAQSKLKKVEKLEQELDQIKEVQAGAHRGKSLNFRLPEPKRGDKVPIAAVDLSFGYEGEAPIWPSLDFQLFRGKKVALVAPNGAGKSTLLKLIMGDLKPASGHVKIGSGTVIGYFSQHQHEILNLDNSVIGEIRRLSDPNLTEEQVMSVLGLFLLGEPFFDRKVSGLSGGEKSRLLLATLFLARANCLILDEPTNHLDIETREGLIRALKDYEGTLLFVAHDRYLLNEVAEEVWSLESDGITQYLGGFEEFHAKRKEELACKADPSECKNVAARAKRKLTKEEKRRQAEERNKMYRQLKPLKKEYEKLEVDLEKVLDEQADLEEKMNDPATYEKPEEALKINSAYKDVSEWADSLMLKMGEIEEKIEEISGSVGDDL from the coding sequence ATGTCACGAATCACTGTTCAAAATCTTGGGAAATCCTATGGGGGCGAAGCTGTTTTTGCAGATGTCTCCTTTGAGGTGGCCCCTGGAATGCGCTTGGCTCTCACCGGCCCGAATGGTTGCGGAAAAAGTACGCTGCTCAAGGTGCTTGCAGGAGAAATAGAATCGGATCAGGGGCAGGTCACTGTTTCGAAGATGGCCCGTGTTGGATATGTCCAACAGGAGATGACCGATGAAGTTTTGCAGCAGGGGCTGTTGAATTGGGTCTTGTCCGCACTGCCTTCCTGGAATGAGTTCTGGGAGGAGTGGGAAGAAGCTATTGCAGCCGGTGATGACTACCGAATCGAGCAGTTGGCCCACAAGCAGGCTGAATTTGAAGAGTTGTATGGCTACAACCCGGACCATAAGGCAAGAGCCATTCTGACTGGCCTTGGATTCTCTGATGATGAACTGCTCAAAAAGATAGAAGAACTTTCCGGTGGTTGGCGTGAGCGCGCCAAGCTGGCGAGAGTTCTGCTGCAGGGTGCGGATGTGCTGCTTCTTGATGAGCCTACCAACCACTTGGATCTTGAAGCTGTAGAGTGGCTTGAAGAGTATCTGCTCAACTTCCGCGGGGCGTTGGCTTTTGTTGTTCACGATCGTATCTTTCTGAATCGAGTAGCAACCCATGTCGTATTTCTTGGTGGTGGAAAGCCTGTTATGCGAAAGGGCAACTTCGATGATTTTCTTGCCTGGGATGCCGAGAATGCCGAGCAGCGGGCTAAAGAGGCGGCCAAGCTGTCTGCTCGAATCGAAAACGAATACAAATACATCAACAAGTTTCGTGTGAAGGCGCGTAAGGCGGCTCAGGCTCAGTCCAAGCTCAAGAAAGTGGAAAAACTGGAGCAGGAGCTTGACCAGATCAAGGAAGTCCAGGCCGGAGCGCATCGCGGTAAAAGTTTGAACTTCCGACTCCCTGAGCCCAAGCGAGGGGATAAGGTTCCCATTGCGGCAGTTGATCTTTCTTTTGGCTACGAGGGCGAAGCTCCCATTTGGCCTTCGCTTGATTTTCAACTTTTTCGCGGAAAGAAAGTTGCTTTGGTTGCGCCCAACGGAGCTGGTAAATCGACTCTTTTGAAGTTGATAATGGGCGATTTGAAGCCTGCATCCGGCCACGTTAAAATTGGTAGCGGGACTGTAATCGGGTATTTTAGTCAGCATCAGCATGAGATTTTGAACCTGGATAACAGTGTCATTGGTGAGATTCGTCGGCTTTCTGATCCGAACCTTACGGAAGAGCAGGTCATGAGCGTGCTCGGTCTGTTTTTGCTTGGCGAACCCTTTTTCGATCGCAAGGTCAGCGGCTTGTCTGGTGGAGAAAAGAGTCGTTTGCTGCTGGCTACACTGTTTCTTGCCAGAGCAAACTGTCTTATCCTTGATGAGCCAACCAACCACCTGGATATCGAAACACGTGAAGGGTTGATTCGCGCTCTGAAGGATTACGAAGGGACCTTGCTCTTTGTTGCTCACGATAGATATTTGCTGAATGAAGTTGCCGAAGAAGTGTGGTCATTGGAAAGTGACGGCATCACACAATATCTTGGAGGCTTTGAAGAATTTCATGCAAAGAGAAAGGAAGAGCTTGCATGTAAGGCTGATCCTTCGGAATGCAAAAATGTTGCGGCCAGGGCAAAGCGAAAGCTGACCAAAGAAGAGAAGCGTCGTCAAGCTGAAGAGCGAAACAAGATGTATCGCCAACTCAAGCCGCTCAAGAAAGAATATGAAAAACTTGAAGTGGATTTGGAGAAAGTTCTGGACGAGCAGGCTGATCTGGAAGAAAAAATGAATGACCCGGCAACGTATGAAAAGCCCGAAGAGGCATTGAAGATCAATTCTGCCTATAAGGATGTGTCGGAGTGGGCAGACTCTTTGATGCTCAAAATGGGAGAGATCGAAGAGAAGATAGAGGAAATTTCCGGCAGTGTAGGGGATGACTTGTGA
- the mutT gene encoding 8-oxo-dGTP diphosphatase MutT produces the protein MKPTLNVVAGIIWRNEHYLAVERPEGANMAGWWEFPGGKIEESETAEQALVRELQEELGITPQKFSFWQEVSHIYDDFTVQLHFYHVREFSGEVQALEQQKMEWIDPNHTVSLPFLPADIPIVEALHL, from the coding sequence GTGAAGCCAACCCTCAATGTAGTCGCTGGAATAATTTGGCGAAATGAACATTATCTGGCTGTTGAGCGCCCCGAAGGCGCAAATATGGCTGGGTGGTGGGAATTCCCCGGCGGTAAAATTGAAGAAAGTGAAACTGCTGAACAGGCGCTGGTGAGAGAACTGCAGGAGGAACTGGGCATTACCCCCCAGAAATTCTCCTTTTGGCAGGAAGTCAGCCATATTTACGATGATTTTACTGTCCAGTTGCATTTCTACCACGTGCGAGAATTCAGTGGTGAAGTGCAGGCCTTGGAACAGCAAAAAATGGAATGGATCGACCCTAACCACACAGTATCGCTTCCGTTCTTACCTGCAGATATTCCGATTGTTGAAGCTCTGCACCTTTAA
- a CDS encoding cyclic nucleotide-binding domain-containing protein, translated as MGKKAKCPDCIKSVVIVEDPTPSSTPFEEAFEGLDEELAETEEERLAAQGEQGAESIDIDRTESDVDYSSEDVLCEKCGAVVPHDKAGTHCPECGVLFPNAIQTSHVDERDVDVSDLTGDEPAPQVWDTDFAADDSANSGALVEELAPRRGSIFTGSLPLNIFSGLVSGVVAFYFAVAMAMLASTQIGVSEYMPHMLTVTVVGMSVGCIFYSLQGRVPFALAGPGTVVTAMMFFFLGSVYRDLAGTTHTEGVLATILVTIALTSVIAGLGLWIIGKLKAAELVRHIPVQIVGGVIGGVGVFVVLASISWMGRFDFDWRILFFSFGEFVEDLQQGGGISAMAPSLGLGLALFLGLANSKNSLFLLFVLLVTSALGYGAGAWYSNDLVTSLAHPVPDFVDAGITLSWDAIRAGYENIQWSVLKSNALYIGALGALIALTSMYRITRLELVQGADVDLNVEYRALGLTNIASGLVGGMPLGISFGRSVGNYRCGARGAVSGVIAGLVCFAGLYYAELIIPLIPRFIPEALLLFAGLTLIRGWMFKSRTPFTRREDVWMLWITFLVTAIFGILLGVGFCVSLALAVTVRRNSLLGPVSNILSGATHRSNVDRAPAQDRVLVEYGDHIHIMRLQGFISLGSMTTLLRDIHRRLADKQLLPVEYIILDFRNVSGLASAGGVVFDKLSQLVEEYEVHLVIASAPLELQEHMESGGYLHEAGGNFRLFLDLDYAMEWCENRLLESENILELKEMKLPEMLAPVFPEPSYIPALMKVFKRVVVQKEEAVFLQGEASDAMYFVESGRLEIMLETENSKRIRLKKVGPGAVFGEMGIYNLAARSATVRASEKCVLYMINNEKLKAVEKRAPMLVSCLHRYIINTLANRLANASFKVRDLMH; from the coding sequence GTGGGCAAAAAGGCCAAGTGCCCAGATTGCATTAAAAGTGTAGTCATTGTTGAAGACCCGACCCCAAGCAGTACGCCATTCGAGGAAGCCTTCGAGGGTCTCGATGAAGAACTTGCCGAGACAGAAGAAGAGCGGCTTGCAGCTCAGGGGGAGCAAGGGGCTGAGTCTATCGACATTGATCGAACTGAGAGCGATGTTGATTACTCGTCGGAAGACGTCTTGTGCGAAAAATGTGGCGCTGTCGTCCCTCACGATAAAGCTGGGACTCATTGTCCGGAGTGTGGCGTTCTTTTTCCCAATGCTATCCAGACTTCCCATGTCGATGAGAGAGATGTCGATGTGAGCGACCTGACCGGAGATGAACCAGCCCCTCAGGTGTGGGATACCGACTTCGCCGCAGACGATTCTGCCAACAGTGGAGCGTTGGTTGAAGAGCTTGCTCCGAGACGAGGTTCTATTTTTACGGGCAGTCTACCTCTTAATATCTTTTCCGGGTTGGTCTCAGGAGTTGTTGCTTTCTATTTCGCTGTAGCCATGGCCATGCTTGCATCCACGCAGATTGGTGTGAGTGAGTACATGCCCCATATGTTGACTGTTACCGTAGTTGGGATGTCGGTCGGTTGTATTTTCTATTCCTTGCAGGGCAGAGTGCCTTTTGCTCTGGCTGGGCCTGGAACTGTTGTAACGGCGATGATGTTCTTCTTCCTCGGGTCAGTTTATCGTGATCTAGCCGGGACAACACATACTGAAGGAGTGCTGGCAACGATTTTGGTGACCATTGCCTTGACCTCGGTCATCGCGGGACTGGGGCTTTGGATCATTGGAAAACTGAAAGCTGCTGAACTTGTTCGACATATACCAGTCCAAATTGTGGGCGGTGTCATCGGTGGCGTCGGTGTGTTTGTCGTTCTAGCGTCCATTTCATGGATGGGCCGATTTGATTTTGACTGGCGAATTCTTTTCTTCTCCTTTGGTGAGTTTGTGGAGGACCTTCAGCAGGGAGGGGGGATTTCCGCCATGGCACCCAGCCTCGGATTGGGATTGGCGTTATTCCTGGGGTTAGCCAACAGCAAAAACTCGTTATTCCTTCTTTTCGTTCTGCTTGTGACTTCTGCGTTGGGGTATGGTGCAGGCGCATGGTATTCCAATGATCTCGTCACTTCTCTTGCCCATCCTGTTCCGGATTTCGTTGATGCCGGTATCACCCTTTCCTGGGATGCCATCCGCGCAGGATACGAAAATATTCAATGGAGCGTGCTCAAATCCAATGCCCTTTACATAGGTGCGCTGGGTGCGTTGATCGCTCTAACCTCGATGTACAGAATTACGAGGTTGGAATTGGTGCAGGGGGCGGACGTTGACCTGAATGTCGAATACCGGGCGCTGGGGTTGACCAATATTGCTTCCGGCCTTGTGGGTGGAATGCCCCTGGGGATTTCCTTTGGGCGCAGTGTGGGGAATTATCGATGTGGAGCCAGGGGTGCAGTGTCAGGCGTTATTGCCGGTCTGGTCTGCTTTGCCGGATTGTATTATGCCGAACTCATTATTCCGCTCATACCCCGTTTCATCCCGGAAGCCTTGCTGCTCTTCGCCGGGTTGACGTTGATTCGAGGTTGGATGTTCAAATCGCGAACACCGTTTACCCGACGCGAAGATGTCTGGATGCTCTGGATAACCTTCCTGGTTACAGCCATCTTTGGGATTCTTCTTGGAGTGGGCTTCTGTGTTTCTCTCGCTCTCGCCGTAACTGTTCGCAGGAATAGCCTCTTGGGTCCTGTCTCAAACATTCTTTCAGGGGCTACTCATCGAAGCAATGTGGATCGGGCTCCGGCGCAGGATCGTGTTTTGGTTGAATATGGAGATCATATTCACATTATGCGACTTCAGGGTTTTATCTCTTTAGGATCAATGACGACGCTTTTGCGTGATATTCATCGGCGTCTTGCTGATAAGCAACTGCTTCCAGTTGAGTATATTATTCTTGATTTCCGAAATGTCAGTGGCCTGGCTTCTGCTGGTGGGGTCGTTTTTGATAAGCTGAGCCAACTTGTCGAAGAGTATGAAGTGCATTTGGTCATAGCCAGTGCGCCTCTTGAGTTGCAAGAACATATGGAAAGCGGCGGATATCTGCACGAGGCTGGAGGCAATTTTAGACTCTTCCTTGATCTTGATTATGCGATGGAGTGGTGCGAGAATCGACTGCTGGAATCAGAGAATATTCTGGAATTGAAAGAAATGAAACTGCCGGAAATGCTTGCTCCCGTTTTCCCGGAACCAAGCTACATACCTGCTTTGATGAAAGTCTTTAAGCGAGTGGTTGTGCAGAAAGAGGAAGCTGTTTTTCTTCAAGGTGAAGCTTCTGATGCCATGTATTTTGTTGAATCCGGTAGGCTGGAAATCATGCTTGAGACCGAAAACAGTAAACGAATTCGGCTGAAAAAAGTTGGTCCAGGGGCTGTTTTTGGCGAAATGGGTATCTACAATCTGGCGGCACGGTCAGCCACAGTACGAGCTTCGGAAAAGTGCGTTCTTTACATGATCAACAATGAAAAGCTCAAAGCTGTTGAAAAGCGAGCGCCTATGCTGGTTTCATGCTTGCATCGATATATCATCAATACCCTTGCCAATCGTTTGGCTAATGCCAGCTTTAAAGTCAGGGACTTGATGCACTAG
- the rfbB gene encoding dTDP-glucose 4,6-dehydratase, translated as MKILVTGGCGFIGTNFIRLMLQKHQDWSIINLDQLTYAGNRLNLLDLEENEPRYTFVQGDIGDRELVMDLLSDHSIDAVINFAAESHVDRSINDPSPFVKTNVLGAQNLFECARQRNISRFVHISTDEVYGSLGPEGQFVETTPLAPNSPYSASKAGADMMARAYFETYGFPILVTRCSNNYGPYQFPEKLIPLMYMNAMADKSLPVYGDGQNVRDWIYVDDHCLGVELTLLKGKEGQAYNFGGNAEETNLDVVKTLLSVVGKPESLITYVADRPGHDLRYAMDYSLAAEELGFAPTVDFETGLKKTIQWYKENQLWLDQVQSGEYRQFMDTWYEERS; from the coding sequence ATGAAAATTCTTGTCACCGGCGGCTGCGGTTTTATTGGGACCAATTTTATACGCCTGATGCTGCAAAAGCACCAGGACTGGTCAATTATCAACCTCGACCAACTGACCTACGCAGGCAACAGGCTCAATCTGCTGGACCTTGAAGAAAATGAGCCTCGCTACACCTTTGTTCAAGGTGACATTGGGGATCGTGAATTGGTGATGGACCTTCTCTCCGACCACTCCATTGATGCCGTTATCAACTTTGCAGCAGAATCACACGTGGATCGTTCCATCAACGATCCGTCGCCCTTCGTCAAAACTAATGTTCTTGGTGCGCAGAATCTTTTTGAATGCGCCCGTCAGCGCAACATCAGCCGATTCGTTCATATTTCCACTGATGAAGTATACGGTTCCCTTGGACCGGAAGGGCAATTTGTCGAAACGACACCACTTGCTCCCAACTCGCCCTACTCTGCGAGCAAGGCCGGTGCGGACATGATGGCACGTGCCTATTTTGAGACCTATGGATTTCCCATTCTCGTAACACGCTGCTCCAATAACTACGGTCCCTACCAGTTTCCCGAAAAACTGATTCCGCTCATGTACATGAATGCCATGGCCGACAAGTCACTGCCTGTATATGGTGATGGTCAGAATGTTCGCGACTGGATATATGTTGATGACCATTGCCTTGGCGTAGAACTGACCCTCCTAAAAGGAAAGGAAGGCCAGGCTTACAACTTTGGCGGCAACGCTGAGGAAACCAACCTTGATGTTGTGAAAACGCTGCTGAGCGTAGTAGGCAAACCCGAGTCCCTCATCACATATGTTGCTGATCGTCCAGGACATGACCTTCGCTACGCCATGGATTACTCACTGGCAGCCGAAGAGCTTGGTTTCGCCCCAACAGTCGACTTTGAAACCGGCTTGAAAAAGACCATCCAGTGGTACAAAGAGAATCAGCTTTGGTTGGACCAGGTACAGAGTGGGGAATATCGTCAGTTCATGGACACATGGTACGAGGAGCGTTCTTAA
- a CDS encoding aspartate-semialdehyde dehydrogenase — protein sequence MNKKPVVAVCGATGAVGQEMLKVLEQRDFPYSEIIPMASARSAGKKLNFKGEELTVVELTEESFKGVDLALFSAGGSTSEKFAPIAAKSGCVVVDNSSVWRMNDDCPLVVPEVNPHDLDWHKGIIANPNCSTIQMMVALKPIHDEARIKRVVVSTYQAVSGTGQKAIEELENQVRRLMAGQPVVADVYPHQIAFNCLPHIDVFMDNGYTKEEMKMVHETVKIMGDPNIKVTATCVRVPVFYGHSESVNIETEEKFSADDVRSLLAKSPGIIVEDYPEKKAYPMPVNAAGDDATYVGRIREDETIENGINMWIVSDNIRKGAALNTVQIAETLIERDLLRVP from the coding sequence ATGAACAAGAAGCCCGTAGTAGCGGTCTGCGGCGCCACGGGTGCCGTTGGCCAGGAAATGTTGAAGGTTCTTGAGCAGCGTGATTTTCCGTATTCGGAAATCATCCCCATGGCCTCCGCTCGTAGCGCTGGCAAGAAGTTGAATTTCAAAGGGGAAGAGCTGACCGTTGTCGAGCTGACCGAAGAGTCGTTCAAGGGTGTTGATCTCGCATTGTTTTCCGCCGGGGGATCCACCTCGGAGAAGTTTGCCCCAATTGCAGCCAAATCCGGCTGTGTCGTGGTGGACAACTCTTCTGTCTGGAGAATGAATGATGATTGCCCGCTCGTTGTTCCTGAGGTGAACCCTCACGACCTGGATTGGCACAAAGGTATTATCGCCAATCCCAACTGCTCGACGATTCAGATGATGGTTGCTCTCAAGCCGATTCATGATGAAGCTCGCATCAAGCGCGTGGTGGTTTCCACTTATCAGGCTGTTTCCGGTACCGGGCAGAAGGCAATTGAGGAACTGGAGAATCAGGTTCGCCGTTTGATGGCTGGACAGCCTGTTGTTGCTGATGTGTATCCGCATCAGATTGCATTCAACTGCCTGCCGCATATCGATGTATTCATGGACAACGGGTACACCAAGGAAGAGATGAAGATGGTCCATGAGACCGTCAAGATCATGGGTGATCCGAATATCAAGGTGACCGCCACCTGTGTCCGCGTCCCTGTCTTCTACGGACATAGCGAGTCGGTGAATATTGAAACCGAAGAGAAGTTCTCTGCCGATGATGTCCGGTCTCTGCTGGCCAAGTCCCCGGGAATCATTGTTGAAGATTATCCCGAAAAGAAGGCGTACCCGATGCCCGTGAACGCGGCTGGGGATGATGCCACTTACGTTGGACGAATTCGTGAAGACGAAACCATTGAGAATGGTATCAACATGTGGATTGTTTCCGACAACATTCGCAAAGGTGCCGCACTCAACACCGTCCAGATCGCCGAAACGCTGATTGAGCGCGATCTGCTTCGCGTACCCTAA
- a CDS encoding methylenetetrahydrofolate reductase, with product MRVCDLIDKKSPFISLEFFPPKEKDAWPGFFDVVEKLKELAPLFASVTYGAGGGTQDNTLEIATRMKRDHGIEPITHLTSVGASAKRLDDFLLKLREANIENVLALRGDPPRGVEDFDFDKQEFRHATDVIEFISKRYPEMCVGGAAYPEPHFESPSIQSDLEMVNLKVQKGAKFLVTQLFFDNRLYFDYVERLKQMGSEVPVIPGILPIMSLKSAKFILSLCGAAIPGKFLSALEKAHEEGGDEAVYSLGMEYAIKQSQELLDGGAPGVHLYTLNRAKACLDIGRNLKIEERLERE from the coding sequence TTGCGAGTATGTGATCTTATTGACAAAAAATCTCCGTTTATCTCCCTGGAGTTTTTCCCGCCAAAAGAAAAGGATGCCTGGCCAGGCTTTTTCGATGTAGTCGAAAAGCTCAAGGAATTGGCCCCCTTGTTCGCTTCCGTGACCTATGGCGCAGGTGGCGGTACACAGGACAATACCTTGGAAATCGCAACTCGTATGAAACGCGATCATGGTATTGAGCCCATCACGCATTTGACCAGTGTTGGTGCATCTGCCAAGCGATTGGATGATTTTCTGCTGAAGCTTCGCGAGGCTAATATTGAAAACGTTCTGGCTCTTCGTGGTGATCCGCCCCGTGGTGTCGAGGACTTCGATTTTGATAAGCAGGAGTTTCGTCACGCAACCGATGTGATCGAGTTCATCTCCAAACGCTACCCGGAAATGTGTGTTGGCGGAGCTGCTTATCCTGAACCGCACTTTGAGTCACCCTCCATTCAGTCTGATCTGGAAATGGTCAATCTCAAGGTTCAAAAGGGCGCGAAATTTCTGGTAACGCAGTTGTTTTTCGACAACCGCCTTTACTTTGACTACGTTGAGAGACTCAAGCAGATGGGTTCAGAAGTGCCTGTTATTCCTGGCATCCTGCCTATTATGAGCTTGAAGTCCGCTAAATTTATTCTCAGCCTTTGCGGTGCTGCCATCCCCGGGAAATTCCTGAGCGCATTGGAAAAAGCACATGAAGAAGGCGGCGATGAAGCCGTGTACAGCCTTGGCATGGAGTACGCCATCAAACAGTCTCAAGAGCTTCTTGATGGCGGTGCCCCAGGTGTTCACCTTTATACGTTGAACCGCGCCAAGGCATGTCTCGATATTGGCAGGAATTTGAAGATAGAAGAGAGATTGGAGAGAGAGTAA